The Brachyspira hyodysenteriae ATCC 27164 genome includes a window with the following:
- a CDS encoding sulfate/molybdate ABC transporter ATP-binding protein, which translates to MGLIVDIKKKLSNFDLDLQFEVKSGVFSILGASGSGKSMALKCIAGIEKPDSGYIECNGNVFYDSKKRINIKPQKRNVGFLFQNYALFPNMTVEENIKCGIRDKKSNIDIEYIMKKFFINHIKNKMPREISGGEQQRTALARIFVSSPNILMLDEPLSALDYHIKWELEKFISSTIKEFDGTTLFVSHNRDEVYRLSDNIGIINKGKFDIIDSKYNLFENPKTYFSALLTGYKNFSKIKILENKKIECIDWNIILEIKNNNLENIENANYIGMRPYSFFDYDDNKKDNIYIKSKITNITEDMFSYIITLMPHNSENQITWRLDKDKYKNDYELGKEINLSFNTDDIIFLK; encoded by the coding sequence TTGGGTTTAATAGTTGATATAAAAAAGAAGCTATCTAATTTTGATTTAGATTTGCAGTTTGAAGTAAAAAGCGGAGTATTCTCTATTTTGGGAGCTTCAGGCAGCGGCAAAAGTATGGCTTTGAAATGCATTGCAGGAATCGAAAAACCAGACAGCGGATATATAGAATGTAATGGAAATGTTTTTTATGATTCTAAGAAGCGTATTAATATAAAGCCTCAAAAAAGAAATGTAGGTTTCTTATTTCAAAATTATGCTTTATTTCCAAATATGACTGTTGAAGAAAATATTAAATGCGGAATAAGAGATAAAAAAAGTAATATTGATATTGAATATATTATGAAAAAGTTTTTCATAAATCATATAAAAAATAAAATGCCAAGAGAAATATCAGGAGGAGAACAGCAAAGAACTGCATTAGCAAGAATATTTGTATCATCTCCAAATATATTAATGCTTGATGAACCTCTAAGTGCTTTAGATTATCATATAAAATGGGAATTAGAAAAATTTATTTCTTCAACTATAAAAGAGTTTGACGGCACTACTTTGTTTGTATCGCATAACAGAGATGAAGTATACAGATTATCAGATAATATAGGAATAATAAATAAAGGTAAATTCGATATAATAGATTCTAAATATAATCTTTTTGAAAATCCTAAAACTTATTTCTCAGCACTTCTCACAGGTTATAAAAATTTTTCAAAAATAAAAATATTAGAAAATAAAAAAATAGAATGCATTGATTGGAATATCATTTTAGAAATTAAAAATAATAATTTAGAAAATATAGAAAATGCTAACTATATTGGAATGCGTCCTTATTCTTTTTTTGACTATGATGATAATAAAAAAGATAATATATATATAAAATCAAAAATAACAAATATTACTGAAGATATGTTTTCTTATATTATAACTTTAATGCCTCATAACAGCGAAAATCAAATAACTTGGAGATTAGATAAAGATAAATATAAAAATGATTATGAACTTGGAAAAGAAATAAATTTATCATTTAATACTGATGATATAATATTTTTAAAATAA